CATGCTCCTCATCTGGGCACCAGGCTGGTACCTCACCTACCACTACTGGCCCACCGCAGTCGACAAACACATCTTCGAAGCCAGCCTCTACTTCGTACCCCCCAAGAACACCCGCGAACGACTCGCCCACGAACTCGCCGCAGTCACCTTCAAGGAATACGCACTCCAAGACGCGAACACCCTCGAAGCCTCACAAACAATGATGGCCACCCGCACCGTCACCGAATTCCCCCTCTGCGACCAAGAACTCCTCATCCGCCACCTCCACCACACCGCACGAACACACGTCAAGGAGCACCGCGATGCCACTACCAACTGACTTCGCCGACCTCGAACGCTTCGCCGACTGGATCCTCCCCACCGAAGGCGAACGCTACGCAAAACGCCTCGCCTCCACCATGCCCGAAATGCAAGAGTTCTACGACGCCGCCTTCAACCGACTCGAAGACGCCATCACCTACTGCGACAAATTCCCCCTCGACGACCTACCCGACGACGCACGAGCACTCGTACACCTCATGCAATCCTTCGTCATGGTCACCTTCCCCATCGAAGTCTGGAAACAACCCCGCGTCCCCGACAGCGGCGCCGCCTACGTAGCCGTCACCGTCGAACCCGTCGTCTGACCCGATCTTCCGATCGTCTGATCTTCAAGGGACTGAACATGATCACACTCAAAGCAGCGGGAATGCTCGACGTCGACAGCGGCGAGATCGTCCGGCCGGCCGTCATCAAGGTCGACGAAGGCAAGATCGTCGGAATAGGCGGAACACCCGAAGGAGAAATCGTCGATCTCGGCGACCAGATTCTTCTTCCCGGCCTCATGGACATGGAGGTCAACCTCTTGATGGGTGGGCGCGGCGAAAAGCCGGTCTACTCAACGGTTCAGGATGATCCCCCGCTCCGCATGCTGCGTGCCGTGGGTAACTCGCGCCGCACTCTGCGCGCAGGTTTCACCACTGTTCGCAACCTGGGACTGTTCGTGAAGACCGGGGGCTACCTGCTCGACGTGGCTCTCGGCAAGGCAATCGACGCAGGCTGGGTCGACGGACCTCGGATCATCCCGGCCGGCCACGCGATCACTCCCACAGGCGGCCACCTGGATCCGACGATGTTCGCGGCGTTCGCGCCGGGCGTGTTGGACCTGACTATCGAAGAGGGCATCGCCAACGGTGTCGACGAGTGCCGTAAGGCTGTTCGCTACCAGATCAAGCACGGCGCTCAGCTGATCAAGGTCTGCGTTTCGGGTGGAGTCATGTCGCACACCGGACTACCTGGTGCGCAACACTATTCCAACGAGGAACTGCGCGCGATCGTGGACGAGGCGCACCGACGCGGTCTGCGTGTCGCGTCGCACACGCACGGCGCGGAAGCTGTGAAGGCGGCAATCGAAGCCGGCATCGACTGCATCGAGCACGGCTTTCTCGTCGACGACGAGGCCATCGCGATGATGGTCGAGCATGGCACCTTCCTGGTGCCGACCACACGCCTGGCCGATGCCATGGATACTTCCAAGGCCGCACCGGAGCTCCAGGCCAAGGCGGCCGAAATGTTCCCGCGCGCACGCCTTTCGGTCAAGGCCGCATACGACGCCGGTGTGAAGATCGCCGTAGGCACCGATGCGCCGGCGATCCCGCACGGAAAGAATGCCGACGAACTGGTTGCGCTCGTCTCTCGCGGCATGAGCAACATCTCGGTGTTGCGTGCGGCCACCACCGTCGCGGCAGATCTCATCAACGTCACCGACCGTGGCCGTCTGGCCGAAGGTCTACTGGCCGACATCATCGCGGTACCCGGAGATCCGTTGGAGGACATCACGGTTACACAGCGCGTCGGCTTCGTCATGAAGGGTGGAAAGATTTATGTCAACAACTGACGAGATCATGGAGATCTCGCAACTTCTCGCTCGCTATGCGGTCAACATGACCAAGGGCGATGTCGACGGTGTTGTCGCAGTGTTCACTCCGGACGGCACGTA
The nucleotide sequence above comes from Rhodococcus sp. KBS0724. Encoded proteins:
- a CDS encoding amidohydrolase family protein — protein: MITLKAAGMLDVDSGEIVRPAVIKVDEGKIVGIGGTPEGEIVDLGDQILLPGLMDMEVNLLMGGRGEKPVYSTVQDDPPLRMLRAVGNSRRTLRAGFTTVRNLGLFVKTGGYLLDVALGKAIDAGWVDGPRIIPAGHAITPTGGHLDPTMFAAFAPGVLDLTIEEGIANGVDECRKAVRYQIKHGAQLIKVCVSGGVMSHTGLPGAQHYSNEELRAIVDEAHRRGLRVASHTHGAEAVKAAIEAGIDCIEHGFLVDDEAIAMMVEHGTFLVPTTRLADAMDTSKAAPELQAKAAEMFPRARLSVKAAYDAGVKIAVGTDAPAIPHGKNADELVALVSRGMSNISVLRAATTVAADLINVTDRGRLAEGLLADIIAVPGDPLEDITVTQRVGFVMKGGKIYVNN